accaggcgagattgcagtcaagagctaacttgtatctgaataaaaaaagcttgACACTTTTTCTGTCAAGTGACACATTTTTTTACACATCAAGCAAACTTTACAAAATAAGTATTTAACCTACCTTCACATGTAATTTGAATGACTTTCTGTGACTCAAAGGTTTGAACATACAAGCGTCTAAGGAACAATAAAGTTTTCTGATCTCCGGGTGCTGGTCTTCAAAATGGCTCCTCATTTTATCCACACTAGGCTCCACTGTGCAACAAAGACAGCACTTAATTAAATAGATCGGCTGTTCTTCATTTGAATGGTTTTCTACATGATGGTGAATGTACCATACCTGAAATCAATATACAGACATACATATAACTTCACTTCACTAGGAATCAAATTGACACATGAATGCAGTATGATAACTATAACACATaaggaattaaataaatatgtatgtatgtaatatgtaaatGAGCATGGGTGCATACGTGCGTGCGTAAATATGTACGTGTACTGTACCTACTgcaaaacattttcaaaatggctgtcaATTTTTTGTGATTAAAAAATGTAGTAAACAATTTGAAGACAacaagaatataaaaaaaaaacaataatcgCAATGCATCATTCACCATAGATTTTGTAGAGTATATAGTGTAACTTGGCGAAATTCTTCTTGACTTGCACAATATTACACTTATGATATTATAACTTTTGATAGATCATAAACATTACCAGCGGGGTGATTCACctcagtgttcaacactgaGTGATAGCAAccaactcatttgacatttatttttaatccattgaaggttttctatgtaaaattattttatgaagAGAAACCAACCAATATCGAATGAGCTTAGTAAATCACACTGCAGGTAGCATGCAAGATTGTGTATTTGAGATACAAACCTTATCACTAAAAGTTGTAGAACAACTGtcacatttataaaattcaTCCTTATATTTAGTGAAGTGCACTCTAGTCTGATGTGTTTCCCTCTCTGTTTCATTCCAAAATAACATCGGGCAGTATTTACATTTAAATCCTAAGTGTGGACTGAAACAGTTGTCAAAATCCAAAGATGTCCAATGCTCGGTCAAATGTGTTCTGCACTGTTCTCTATTGTCAAATTCTTTGTCACAAAACTGACATATCCATAAATCTTCAAAGTCACCTAACTCCTCAGTAATGTGTTTAGTTAACTCTGTATATGTGTCAAAGGTTGTTGCACATACTCTACATGAAAATAAAGGTACAGTTTTAATActatgcattttatttaaatgtgttGTAAACGATTGGGCATTTTCGAATTTACTTTTGCAGACAGAGCACTCAATGTCAATATCAATGTCGCCTGTCATCATTCCATACTCTATATGAGAGACTACAGGTACAGTTTTGTTGTTAATATTATTGAGAGACTTGTCTATGTATTCGTGATAGCATTTTGCAAAGAGTATGACTTCTGTGTGGGTTATATCAAAGTCTTCGTCGCCTTGATAGTCTATGGTTTCGTCGTTTTGACTATTCTCATCCTTTTCACTCATTTCATTATCATTTCCTTTTTCTTCTACTTTATCATCTgtgtcactctggttctcctctTTAACCTCTGGTATTAATACTGTACTTGGTTTGAATTCTACTGGCTCCTGAAACGGTATGAAACTCCTTGATTCTAGATCTACATATCCAAGTCTACCATATTCTTTTAACTGCTGTTGAAGGAAACGATCACTGACTTCCGCTCCATTGACTAAAAAAGGTGTATCTCTCCCTGCTATAATATTTGCCAAACATTTTAAAGTAAAGTGATGAATACCCATAAAATGGCCAAAAAATGTTGTTACACTAAACGGTGATACGTTTTCAGATTTAATGCATAGTAAACAGAGAAATTTATCAGGGTATTCTGAATCTATTTCCCAGAGGAATTCCTCGTCCTTTGAAGCTACGTTTGTCACCCCATGCTTTTGGAATAAATGGGAATTGTAGTCAGCATCAGCGGTGACTCTGAAGTGACATAGGCGGCAATGAACTAGGTTGTGTACAGATTTGAGGTGATTACGTAGTAGCTGTTCGGTTGGGAATGTCTCAACGCATTGCGAGCATGGCCATGGTGAATGAAACTTTTCGTGCTCATACCAGGCTTCTCTGTCTGGCACAAAGTATCtgcaattaatattattaactctTATAGTTGCTATAAAAAGgctatttcaaataaatattgtgtTCTAATTAAGCCTCAAAATTAGTGTAACACTGTAAATCAAGTTGCAGACtacaaacatttttgtttagaaTGGCACATCTAATGTGTAGTACTACATATACTTCTCTCAACAATGTTTATTTATCTCTACACTTGTGCCAATAATgctattcaaaattcaagaatatttttttgttttcacaTAAACCCAACTTATGGCTCTTATGCTATAGTAAGATTCTACCACCTGTTCAGAAAGCAGTTCTACTGAGAATAGCTAGCAAGACACTCAGCTGTTAGGCACTGTTTCAATTTTTAGACTCTTGTTTGacatttaaaaacttttaattgattttaatagTTGTAATATTCATGTaaagatgaaataaaatattaatatagactTACCAAACTTATATAGATATACCAAAAAGGGTGGCATGTATACTAAATTGTAAATTTTGCCATAATGATCTACCCGTCGCAGGGCCACAACTGTGCacagctctcctctcagaatgagaagggcatATACAGCAGTCTACCACAGTGGCCATTGGATTGGCCGACTTTACactgagaacattatagagaaatctcaggcatttCTCACTGTTTAagcaattgatatttatttgcaCAAAAAGAAGTCTGAAAAATTAGAAGTATGTGCCCAGGATCAAACTCCTAGCTTCCCGAATAAGAGGCAAATGTCTTAATCACTAGTCTATCACTTATTATATAGATAAATAGAATAGTTAAATAGATTTACCTGCAAATCCCACAATAGTCCTTCTTATGATTCAAAGCATAATGTAGAATCATTTTGGACCTATTTATGAACCAGTCAGGGCACAGCAAGCAGCTGTAAGGGCCGGTTGGGTTCAGATCCTTCAAATAAAGCCACACATCAGTGGGCCTAGCTATCACGGGTGGGGCAATGATAGTGTTCAATTTACGATTGATCTTTATAGTAACGCCTAGCTTTTTAAGGGGCGGAggctttttcttcttcttctttttctttttaggcaCTTCGTAATCACTGTCGGATTCTTCGTATCTGGTCTTAGTTCCAGCCGAATCCTGATCTTCGAACTCTTCAGGGTTTTCCTTTTTAGCTGCCGCCAGAATTGAAAGCGGTTCATCGTCGGACTCGTC
This genomic stretch from Maniola jurtina chromosome 15, ilManJurt1.1, whole genome shotgun sequence harbors:
- the LOC123872398 gene encoding zinc finger protein 569-like isoform X4, with protein sequence MASDESDDEPLSILAAAKKENPEEFEDQDSAGTKTRYEESDSDYEVPKKKKKKKKKPPPLKKLGVTIKINRKLNTIIAPPVIARPTDVWLYLKDLNPTGPYSCLLCPDWFINRSKMILHYALNHKKDYCGICRYFVPDREAWYEHEKFHSPWPCSQCVETFPTEQLLRNHLKSVHNLVHCRLCHFRVTADADYNSHLFQKHGVTNVASKDEEFLWEIDSEYPDKFLCLLCIKSENVSPFSVTTFFGHFMGIHHFTLKCLANIIAGRDTPFLVNGAEVSDRFLQQQLKEYGRLGYVDLESRSFIPFQEPVEFKPSTVLIPEVKEENQSDTDDKVEEKGNDNEMSEKDENSQNDETIDYQGDEDFDITHTEVILFAKCYHEYIDKSLNNINNKTVPVVSHIEYGMMTGDIDIDIECSVCKSKFENAQSFTTHLNKMHSIKTVPLFSCRVCATTFDTYTELTKHITEELGDFEDLWICQFCDKEFDNREQCRTHLTEHWTSLDFDNCFSPHLGFKCKYCPMLFWNETERETHQTRVHFTKYKDEFYKCDSCSTTFSDKVWYIHHHVENHSNEEQPIYLIKCCLCCTVEPSVDKMRSHFEDQHPEIRKLYCSLDACMFKPLSHRKSFKLHVKMIHGPSAKTDKPVNCNICSREFVSARSCSTHMAQVHGPGKFKCKLCQEVLQTIDERKLHYLLCHPGRHPFECNECGKSFQYKSSLYMHKQDHLPNKQSYTCNYCGKVFAKKDSYREHVQIHEGPRHACSYCPMRFVQRSNMLRHERRHTGERPYRCTHCPRAFADKGACTAHTRTHVRDTSFACLYCGQTFVQKSKLTYHIRKHTGENLESCTVCSKVFTSACALREHMKTHVEKRQIVKCPLCDKGYQDERYMLRHLRTMHTRAQFSCPLCHKLLTSAAGLRHHVITHSKINSFRCKCCPKTYAVKRTMIRHLRKRHGLRGTEVDLKDYFTRIEPRDCKLNLDEATMTSIFGPPKMKVPNLLISNFVNFANQPKLADNAAATDEGDESEEENENENENENNDATEANESEKESNDEKEKELPIKVEVQSGDEELEPTDFVSVKIEHIDED
- the LOC123872398 gene encoding zinc finger protein 569-like isoform X2, whose protein sequence is MASDESDDEPLSILAAAKKENPEEFEDQDSAGTKTRYEESDSDYEVPKKKKKKKKKPPPLKKLGVTIKINRKLNTIIAPPVIARPTDVWLYLKDLNPTGPYSCLLCPDWFINRSKMILHYALNHKKDYCGICRYFVPDREAWYEHEKFHSPWPCSQCVETFPTEQLLRNHLKSVHNLVHCRLCHFRVTADADYNSHLFQKHGVTNVASKDEEFLWEIDSEYPDKFLCLLCIKSENVSPFSVTTFFGHFMGIHHFTLKCLANIIAGRDTPFLVNGAEVSDRFLQQQLKEYGRLGYVDLESRSFIPFQEPVEFKPSTVLIPEVKEENQSDTDDKVEEKGNDNEMSEKDENSQNDETIDYQGDEDFDITHTEVILFAKCYHEYIDKSLNNINNKTVPVVSHIEYGMMTGDIDIDIECSVCKSKFENAQSFTTHLNKMHSIKTVPLFSCRVCATTFDTYTELTKHITEELGDFEDLWICQFCDKEFDNREQCRTHLTEHWTSLDFDNCFSPHLGFKCKYCPMLFWNETERETHQTRVHFTKYKDEFYKCDSCSTTFSDKVWYIHHHVENHSNEEQPIYLIKCCLCCTVEPSVDKMRSHFEDQHPEIRKLYCSLDACMFKPLSHRKSFKLHVKMIHGPSAKTDKPVNCNICSREFVSARSCSTHMAQVHGPGKFKCKLCQEVLQTIDERKLHYLLCHPGRHPFECNECGKSFQYKSSLYMHKQDHLPNKQSYTCNYCGKVFAKKDSYREHVQIHEGPRHACSYCPMRFVQRSNMLRHERRHTGERPYRCTHCPRAFADKGACTAHTRTHVRDTSFACLYCGQTFVQKSKLTYHIRKHTGEKPVSDLESCTVCSKVFTSACALREHMKTHVEKRQIVKCPLCDKGYQDERYMLRHLRTMHTRAQFSCPLCHKLLTSAAGLRHHVITHSKINSFRCKCCPKTYAVKRTMIRHLRKRHGLRGTEVDLKDYFTRIEPRDCKLNLDEATMTSIFGPPKMKVPNLLISNFVNFANQPKLADNAAATDEGDESEEENENENENENNDATEANESEKESNDEKEKELPIKVEVQSGDEELEPTDFVSVKIEHIDED
- the LOC123872398 gene encoding zinc finger protein 569-like isoform X5 encodes the protein MASDESDDEPLSILAAAKKENPEEFEDQDSAGTKTRYEESDSDYEVPKKKKKKKKKPPPLKKLGVTIKINRKLNTIIAPPVIARPTDVWLYLKDLNPTGPYSCLLCPDWFINRSKMILHYALNHKKDYCGICRYFVPDREAWYEHEKFHSPWPCSQCVETFPTEQLLRNHLKSVHNLVHCRLCHFRVTADADYNSHLFQKHGVTNVASKDEEFLWEIDSEYPDKFLCLLCIKSENVSPFSVTTFFGHFMGIHHFTLKCLANIIAGRDTPFLVNGAEVSDRFLQQQLKEYGRLGYVDLESRSFIPFQEPVEFKPSTVLIPEVKEENQSDTDDKVEEKGNDNEMSEKDENSQNDETIDYQGDEDFDITHTEVILFAKCYHEYIDKSLNNINNKTVPVVSHIEYGMMTGDIDIDIECSVCKSKFENAQSFTTHLNKMHSIKTVPLFSCRVCATTFDTYTELTKHITEELGDFEDLWICQFCDKEFDNREQCRTHLTEHWTSLDFDNCFSPHLGFKCKYCPMLFWNETERETHQTRVHFTKYKDEFYKCDSCSTTFSDKVWYIHHHVENHSNEEQPIYLIKCCLCCTVEPSVDKMRSHFEDQHPEIRKLYCSLDACMFKPLSHRKSFKLHVKMIHGPSAKTDKPVNCNICSREFVSARSCSTHMAQVHGPGKFKCKLCQEVLQTIDERKLHYLLCHPGRHPFECNECGKSFQYKSSLYMHKQDHLPNKQSYTCNYCGKVFAKKDSYREHVQIHEGPRHACSYCPMRFVQRSNMLRHERRHTGERPYRCTHCPRAFADKGACTAHTRTHVRDTSFACLYCGQTFVQKSKLTYHIRKHTDLESCTVCSKVFTSACALREHMKTHVEKRQIVKCPLCDKGYQDERYMLRHLRTMHTRAQFSCPLCHKLLTSAAGLRHHVITHSKINSFRCKCCPKTYAVKRTMIRHLRKRHGLRGTEVDLKDYFTRIEPRDCKLNLDEATMTSIFGPPKMKVPNLLISNFVNFANQPKLADNAAATDEGDESEEENENENENENNDATEANESEKESNDEKEKELPIKVEVQSGDEELEPTDFVSVKIEHIDED
- the LOC123872398 gene encoding zinc finger protein 569-like isoform X3, which produces MASDESDDEPLSILAAAKKENPEEFEDQDSAGTKTRYEESDSDYEVPKKKKKKKKKPPPLKKLGVTIKINRKLNTIIAPPVIARPTDVWLYLKDLNPTGPYSCLLCPDWFINRSKMILHYALNHKKDYCGICRYFVPDREAWYEHEKFHSPWPCSQCVETFPTEQLLRNHLKSVHNLVHCRLCHFRVTADADYNSHLFQKHGVTNVASKDEEFLWEIDSEYPDKFLCLLCIKSENVSPFSVTTFFGHFMGIHHFTLKCLANIIAGRDTPFLVNGAEVSDRFLQQQLKEYGRLGYVDLESRSFIPFQEPVEFKPSTVLIPEVKEENQSDTDDKVEEKGNDNEMSEKDENSQNDETIDYQGDEDFDITHTEVILFAKCYHEYIDKSLNNINNKTVPVVSHIEYGMMTGDIDIDIECSVCKSKFENAQSFTTHLNKMHSIKTVPLFSCRVCATTFDTYTELTKHITEELGDFEDLWICQFCDKEFDNREQCRTHLTEHWTSLDFDNCFSPHLGFKCKYCPMLFWNETERETHQTRVHFTKYKDEFYKCDSCSTTFSDKVWYIHHHVENHSNEEQPIYLIKCCLCCTVEPSVDKMRSHFEDQHPEIRKLYCSLDACMFKPLSHRKSFKLHVKMIHGPSAKTDKPVNCNICSREFVSARSCSTHMAQVHGPGKFKCKLCQEVLQTIDERKLHYLLCHPGRHPFECNECGKSFQYKSSLYMHKQDHLPNKQSYTCNYCGKVFAKKDSYREHVQIHEGPRHACSYCPMRFVQRSNMLRHERRHTGERPYRCTHCPRAFADKGACTAHTRTHVRDTSFACLYCGQTFVQKSKLTYHIRKHTEPVSDLESCTVCSKVFTSACALREHMKTHVEKRQIVKCPLCDKGYQDERYMLRHLRTMHTRAQFSCPLCHKLLTSAAGLRHHVITHSKINSFRCKCCPKTYAVKRTMIRHLRKRHGLRGTEVDLKDYFTRIEPRDCKLNLDEATMTSIFGPPKMKVPNLLISNFVNFANQPKLADNAAATDEGDESEEENENENENENNDATEANESEKESNDEKEKELPIKVEVQSGDEELEPTDFVSVKIEHIDED